Part of the Xenopus tropicalis strain Nigerian chromosome 3, UCB_Xtro_10.0, whole genome shotgun sequence genome, AGGAAATACCACCATGGGGCTACACAGTACAACCCACAGTTATCACTAAGTCTGCTGTTATTTTGCTGGTACAAATGCACACACTGAATTATAATTAAGCTTGCACATCAGCTATTACCTCCATAACATATCTAAAAAATATTGAATTCTGCAGCCAGATTTCTGTAGTCATTCTTTGGAATCCTTAAGTGATCTCTTTGTAATTGTAACATTATGAACTAAGATAGATTTGTCCTTCCAACTCTATCCCAGCAGTCTTTTCTTGTACTttttgctgcaaacaaataatGATTTATGTTCCTGGTTGTTATCTATTGGTACCATTAGAATCTTTGTCTAGATATGTCTGTATTAGAAGGGACAACCCCTGCTTGTTGGAAAAGACACTGAAGTGACAATTACCAGGCTGGCTACTCAGTTTGAACTATTTTAATAAGTACTTTATCTGTCACTGCAGGCTGGCTTCCCTCCTGGAGTAGTCAATATAGTGCCAGGATATGGACCCACAGCTGGATCTGCCATCTCCCACCACCCTGACATTGATAAAATTGCATTCACTGGATCCACAGAGGTAAGCTGTTGACTACAGATGTAACTTGGTTCCATGTCCTCTTTAGCCTGTAGCAGTCAACTTCAGCTTTGAGTTGAGGCAACATGTCAACTAGGGGAGGTGGCCAGGACACAGTGCATTTGTCAAAAGTGAATAAAACTTGAAACAACAGACCCAAACCATGCATGAACACCAGCTATGGCTTATTCCTCAACTGAAATACTGCTGTACAAGTTCCAATGTCAAAATGCACCATATGTCAATTTGAAGTTATTACAAGAGAACTCAGTTAGACATAATGTTTTCTTAAAGACAGTACAGTTCTCCATGTGTCCCATTTGGATGTCTGACTAAACTGTAATGGTTTGTAACCTGGGCTCTTGCTCAAAAGTTACAAATTTGCTGGCCCAGGTTTGGGCCAAACACATTTGTATCATGTAATAAAGGTTACAAGcaacactatatattatatatatacatatatatacatatatatatatatttaaatatatatccaTAGCAGTCACATTTAATTTACAACAGGCGGCCAGCAAATGCTAGATTCTGATTTCTTGTTTTGGGTTATTAGGCCTGGTACCAACTTTGCATGGGTCCCAAAGAGCATTTTAACCTTGGTTCTTTGCCAAGTTAAGTACAGGCTGTTAATTACCCCATTCCCATAGCACACACATTATTGTGTTAGATATATTTGTTTTAGTTTGCATTTACCAATTGACTATTTTCCCATGAATAGATTTCATGATTCATGATCCCTGAGGCTTTTAGATGAAAAACAGAATTCAGTGATGTTTGTATAGTAACCATAACAAGTTATATTATGACATATGAAAGTACTCCATAGTAAACTGATAATAGGCATTTAGATAAGAATTATTACAGTTGCTATTATCATTTATGGAAATACATGTACTTTGAAAATATAGATAAAGCTGGGCTGTAATGAAAGTGATAAAGCCTACAtgctgcattttttaatatatgcaATGTGAGAATTCACTGGCCAGTGGACATATTTCTGGAGTTTGATCATAAGTATCTGATAAACAGTTAACAGCAGCAACATATTCTTGTTATTGGTGTGTGATAGCATTGCCATCTAGTGCTCCCACTGAGAACTGCAGGTTATCTGTTCTGGTGTTGACACATTACTTATTTGTGAAACTTTTAGATATTGTGACGATCACTCTAACACTTAATGTCCTTGTGGATTATTTAAACAGGTTGGAAAACTGATTAAGGAAGCCGCTTCTAGAAGTAATCTGAAACGTGTCACTTTGGAGCTCGGAGGGAAAAATCCCTGCATCGTGTTTGCAGACTCTGACTGTGAGTTTGCAACTCAATTCAAAATAGACATCATTAGAACAAAATATGTGAAATAATCTATTAATCTTAAGGGAAACTCTCTCGTTGTTTGTGTGCTGTGTGGTGCAAATCTCATAAAGAGAGCATGAGTGGCATGTCCCCCTTTGTGCGGTGTCAATAAGAAGTGTATGGGTTTGATAAGGTAATTTAGTGTATTGATCAGTTTCTCCATGCTCATAAGTATTATTCAACCCAGCACTTCAAACAGACACCACCAAAGGCTTCACAGCACAAGAGAAAGTCTGTGGCACAAGCATATTTTATgaaaacacaaaaaccacaaaaaattcaaACAGACACCACCAAAGGCTTCACAGCACAAGAGAAAGTCTGTGGCACAAGCATATTttatgaaaacacaaaaaaaagtaacTTTTCACAGGAAACGCTAGTGTCTAAAAAGTGCTCAGTCTTTCTTTAAAAACATAAACATGGTAGTTGTAATCAAGGTTGACCCTTtgttcatataatatatataatacatcccTAAGCTGGGTCACAGGAAGGCAGACATTAACGATATTTTGGACAAGAGCAACTGCATGGTGGGTCCCTGTGTTAGGGAATTAAAATCTCTGTTTTCCATGCACATTCATGCATTGTTCAACACCTATTTACTGTGTTTGCAGTAGAGCTGGCTGTAGAATGTGCTCATCAAGGAGTCTTCTTCAACCAAGGTCAGTGCTGCACAGCCGCTTCACGTGTCTTTGTGGAAGAGTCCATTTACCCAGAGTTTGTGAGACGCAGTATAGAACATGCCAAGAGGCGCTTTGTAGGGGACCCTTTTGACCCCAGAACTGAACAAGGACCACAGGTACAAGACTGGTTTGGCAAATACTGAACATTAGAATTCATCAAACTATGCAAATACCAGATAGACACTACTTAGATAAGCAAGCCTCACTGAAGGGGAAAGTACTGTACACTCACAAATatagctatgggatctgttatccagaattctgggtcctggtgttttctggataagggatcttttcaaaaTGAGAATCtctataccataagtctactaaatattaattaaactcaataggattgttttgattattgagtttatgggagatggccatcccattatttatagctttctggataatggatcccatacctgtactacaatgtGAGGTCATAAGGCACAATAATGCAAATTGTTGCAGTTGTAAAAAACAATGGAAGGGTTTTCCCATGAAAGCTTTTGTGGGAGTATTATTTTTCTTGCACACAAACTAAGTTTATAATGTACATAAGGCTTTCTGGTgctgctggtaaaaaaaaaaaaaccttattgctTGCATGTATCAGCtggcaaaatgcaaatgaaattaaaaatgtGTGCCACATAATATCTGTGAATATGACAAAGTACATGTTTGTTTAtatgttatttacatttttataattatatatgctCTGTGTTCTCAGATTGATCAGGACCAGTTTGATAAGATTTTGGAACTGATACAGAGTGGTAAGGAGGAAGGAGCTAAGCTGGAATGTGGGGGCTCAGCTGTCGGGGAGAGAGGATTTTTCATTAAACCCACAGTATTTTCTGAAGTCACTGATGACATGAGGATAGCAAAAGAGGAGGTAAGGGTTCCAATAAAGAACATAGTGAGTGATATTTTAACAAAGTACATAGTTTGTGGGGCGGGGGTTGGTTCTCTTACTCATCAAGCTCTCTCTTTTAGTGTCTGCATACTAACCGAGCAGCTAAGTATCCAGCTAGACTGATATTAGGTCACCAAATTCCAAAAGGCCTCTGTGGCCCCCTCTGGCACCTGCCCGCTCACCCAACATCAGCTCCTCCCCCCATGCACGCACCTTAGGAGGGCAGTGGAGGAGCAACAGGATAGGGCAAGTGGGGATTGGTTCTGGTTCGGcagagcccaccaggtttttttatGGTGCCCTGTCTGCACATTCTGACCTGCAATTATTGGCCAGTTTTCCATTTAGGCCAAACAATGCTTGTGCTCTCATACCATTGTTTGATCAGCCAAATCATGTGGCTGAAAGCACAGGCACACACAAAAAATCATAGAGTTGAATCATAAATCAGTTACACTGCATGATAAAATGTGTGTGTTGCCAGCTGTAGAATGCAAGTGTATTTTTTACTATCGTCAGAAAGCAATTCCCATTATGGGTGTTTGTATCGCTATCCAAGCTGGACACTATGTTCTGTAATTCTTTGCAGATTTTTGGGCCAGTTCAATCGATCCTGAAATTCAGATGCCTGGAAGATGTAATAAAGAGAGCAAATAGCTTGGAGTATGGATTGACAGCTGCTGTGTTTACCAGGAGTCTGGATAAAGCACTGACTGTTGCCTCAGCCCTGCAGTCTGGCACAGTATGGTGAGTGTATGAGAAATCTCCAGGTTTGCATTGCCCTCTAAACGCagacctgtgcctgcacctgaagaaggggatTTCCCCAGAAGGCTTGTGCTGcttctttctgcaataaatgtgttaaaggcattgccggtatgctggtgtgcttcttcctttTGTAAAGGTATATGGAATGGCTTGGGAGCAGCCGAGAAATTGAAGCACCCTACGAAAGTTTgcaagtggtgtgctgaagattctCTCTATTGTTGAACCTCTAAACACAGACAGTACAAGTATAAATAGGTACAGGATTAGCATTAGATTAGGTATCATATGGACAGATGTTTATATCTTGCTTGGATCAGTCTGATTTTTGCCATCAGATTTGCCAAACTTAGTGGCCTATAGCAGTTTTTGATTACCAGCTTCCAGGCATTGTAGGATCATACACTTAAACATCAGACAGAAGTACATGCCATGCATCAGGAGCAAGACTAAAAGCATCTAAATGATTTTTGGCATTTTAAGTTCTTACACAACAGTATCTTTGTGCCAACATAAGGCTCACATCAGGAATCATATTTTACATACCATTAGTTATCAAGAATCTTTGGATGTATGAACTTTGTTTAGCTGGTGTAGCAATCCccagaaacatgttgctcaccagcccctttgatgttgttgccagtggcctcaaagcagctgcttatttttgaatttcttggaggcaagtttcagAAGcttaaagaccatgtgtactgcaaaACAGAGCCATAAGGTAGTGCAGAAAATTGTAAAATGGGTGTTGCCGAGGTTCTTACTGTGGTACATTAATAAACACTGAAGAAAGCAGAAGGATTCCCAGCACCTTGATCTGTCTTAGGATTTATTATAACTTTCCTGACAGGGAAAAAAATTTGAAACATTTATCAAATCTGATACCTGTGTCAAATCATCATATTGTTAACCATGTTGTTCATATACAGCAGCTTTTTCAGCCTCCTATACTGGGTTGTGTTTGAAACCATTTTGCTAGTTTTGAGCAGgcaaatacaggtttgggacctgttttccagaataatcaggacctggggttttctggataagggatctttccgtaattgaatctccatgctttaagtctacaaaaaaatgattgaaacattaaataaacccattagaattgttttatcaccaataagaattaattatatcttactgtagttaggatcaagtacaaggtgctgttttattatttcagtaaaAAAGGTGACCAACATtaagaaatgtaattattttattgacagagtctatgggagatggcccgtagtttggagctttctggataacaggttcctgaataacggttcccatacctgtaccactgtatgcattaaaatgaaaaccaatatgAAGAGAAGATTTGTATGTCACTTGTATTAGTTGGGGCTCTTATGGCATCATTGTGGTCACTAGAAATATGACTCAATGCCTTTTTTGGAAAGCTATGTTGTATTTTGGCATTCTAACGCAGCAATAATATCTGGTAACCCTATTGGGGACATAGATTTGCTTCAtatttttctcttctttgtttgCCTTTCTTGAATCAAGAACAAAGTAATAGGAAAAAAGGTGAACTTCATGGGTCTAACTGGAAATAGGCTGAATCTCCTTAATACAGTATGTAACTGTAAactcagaaaaatatatattataagtgtTTAAAGGTTTATCTTAATGAAAACAGTTTTTTTCctcacaatatatttttatattgcaggGTCAACTGTTACAATGCTCTGCACACACAGACTCCATTTGGAGGATTCAAGATGTCTGGAAATGGAAGGGAACTGTAAGTTCTGCTGTTCCTGTCATTGTGTACACTGGGCTAATTACCACATCTGTTTCTACTGTCCCTAGACCAATGGTGGCATTGTGGCATTCTGCTTTGGTACTTTTGAGGGAGGAAAGATGTGGTACAAAAGCCCTGGCCCCCACTCCCACCCATCACCACTTCCAATTTAAAAGAATAGCAAATGTACTGCCCCTACAGTAGATGCTAGGGTGTTTGCTTCCATGAGAGTACTGCGGTGGTGAAAATGCCACTCCTAAACTTTACCTAATGTCCCTGCTGACTTTAAACCTACCCTAATTTTTCTGCTGCCCTTACTTTGTAACCAGCGCTAATATTGTGGATGTCCTTATACATAAACTAACATTTGTATTCCTGTTGTCATTAACCCTAAACTAATGGACTAGTGGATGTCTACTTCCTGATGTTAAGATTAAAAATTCCTGTATAACATAGCATAACAGTGTGTCAGTAGCACTTAAACAAGCATAGAAGATAAATATTGATTTGTCGTTGATAACCTTATGAATCTTACATGTGTATTTCATTACAGGGGGGAGTATGCTCTGGCAGAATACACAGAGGTTAAAACAATCACTATTAAATTATCACAGAAGAACCACTGAAAAGAAAGCAGCAACCGGAACACAAAATGGATGAGGACTGAAAAGGAATGCCAGTAATCCTATCAGAATACAGCTAGAGATTTGTGACAAAAGGAATTCCATGTGTTTGTGTCAGAGAAAAGTTTTCAATTGCCTACATTAGGAGTAGTTAAATTCAGCATTTACCTTTCTTGTTAGCAAAACCTTCAGTGAACCGTTTCCACTACCTAACCCTAGTTCCTGCTGTTATTGTTTTCAGCCATGTTTGCCTTTGTCATAGAGCAAGTGCAGCGCTTCACACTGAATACTGTGCATGGACAGGACATGCACAATTGCCCATgactcaggtctggactgggagtcaaaataggtcctggcattttaagtacattttaccccaaacagccccccaccagcccaataaatagtgacagtctgtggtatgttacagcagcccctctggcatttgccagaatctacataTTGCCAGTCTGAGCTTGCTGTGAGTGCAGGTTGTGTTGAAGGCCTGTCTCAGCACTCACCTGGGAAAGCCCACTGGGACCAGTAGTGTTCAAGAATCTCTGTCTTCTGAATGCAGAAACGACAATAACATCTCTTATGTAAAGATCTTTgaacaaatatttaaacaaatgtttttgttaattATACAAAGAAAAATGGTCCGTGTGGACATTTTAAGGGCTGCTGTAAAGGCATAATTTTCTATGTGCACGGGGAATTCCTGCTCAGTGTAAATCCATTTGTAGTTAGGGGTAGGAATAGAAAAGATTACTTCAGTCAGCATCATTAGGGCAATGTCATATGGGGGAATTTCAAAGGTGTTTTGAGAAATCCAGCTTTTTGGGCAGATGGCAAAATGCTCActattgccccccacaggcaGGTGATAATGACTTCACATTGTTGTTGCCCTTGCAGGCAAAATGCTGCGGGAGAGCTATGTGTTGAAGATAGTTTCTGTGTAAACATCACTGGTACAACActggtatacatacatacatacatacatacataatcagGCAATGTAGAGCACTGGGCCTATAATGGGATGGCATGTAGGGCTCATGCAGTGCCACAATGCTGTTCTCAGACAATAGATTATTACACTCACCCAAATAATACCTGAATGAACCCAGATTACATATCAGTTTCGGTAAGTAATGGTTTATAGCCAGACAAAAAGATGCCAGTTCAGTCAAAAGTAGCCAATTCTTGAGCAAATGCCTGCTTAAATATGGGCGCCTTATGGAAATCTAGCTCTGGTCATAGATATACATGTGAATGGGTCTTTGGTAAGCCATATGTGTCTGGGCAAGTAGCTAAATGGTGCTGCCGTAGCTTTGGGTCACTCTGGAGATTTAGACTGCTGCCACATCAATCCTACAACATCGGCTGCAAACGTTGTTCACTCTTCATCTCCCAAGAGATAGAGTATCTTTCTGCTAACAGACACAGACATGCATCTGACAAAGTGTATTTGTTGTAGCTTTTTGAGGTCTATTAAAAGGCAAAGTCTTGTGTAAATTGAAGGGGTTTGATGTGGGCTCCCTGTATCAGCAACACAATTCTATcaatgatagatgatgatgagaATCAGAACAGGGGAGGTATCAAATTGTAGACAGGAGAGGTAAGAGTAAAAatggttgaataaaaaacatGTAATGATATTCAGTGTAATAGTAATGTCTTATATTTAGATGTGTAAGAGAATCTCATATATCATGTACTGTGTGTAATGCAGGGAGTAGGTCTAGATCATATTCCCCAGTTTCAAAAATCAGGAACAAAGAATAGAATAAAAGAGCTGCTGAGCATTATCAATCCTTTTGCATCTTAATTGATCTCATTCCTTGTTTAGCTCTCCCACATCCTGTGCCCTGGTACTTTCATAGTGAGCAAAGAGTAAATACATCATTTTCATTACAGCACATATTTATAGAGACCCATGAGAAAGGCCAGATTTTTCTTCTCTGCCACTGATTATTTTGTGAACTTGaaatctgctttttctgtttttgtttttctcatcTAAGGGGATTGGGGTGTTTATAACTGATTTTCAGCCTCTAATGTGGTAAAATGATGATGAAACATATTACTAACTGGacacaattattttatattgtaatgaACTAGACTTTTTTATTACCATTTTTTTAATGACCCACtaaagttaaaatatatataaatatatttatggagTAGAAAGCAGTTAATCAGACATTttcgatttttatttttttgtattttcgtAGCACAaagtattttaatttgtttatatataaatgcttAAACCTCATGTACATAATTTAGAAGACAATCTTTTTTATAATAACAATCGATATTTACagcttttaataaaatgttaaaaatgcacTGTGACCATATCTGTATACATTTGCATTCTTTATACAATTAATGTACATCTAACTTGCCAAACATGTTGCCATTATGAACAATTATCAGCACTAACTGCATgccatataaatacatacaaagacTTATTTTCAAGTAAGCCTTTAAATGATAAAAGAAACAAAGAGGTAATATTCATGTAGTAGTGCTATATTCATAAAGGGTAAGTGAGGAAGGCACATAAGCATTGAGTGTCATGCCAtgaggtaaggacagggctgccctgTGTCAGTCAGCACTGCTCTCTGTACCTACAGTAGCACTGAATTTCCAATCTGGCACTAGGTGCAAAGCACAGCCAGATCCAAGACACAAGTGCTGTTTTaataagcactaaggggggcACTTTTGCACCTTAGTACTCTAGCACTTGCATCCTGGATTCTagtaaggggggcatttattaatctGTAACTTTTTCGCAAACCcccaaaaagttgcagtgacaATTTCAAAAAGTCACATTTATCGTGTGACAGGTCAAAACAGTTGCGCTTTTTGGGACTTTTTACAGCACATGCTTGCTTTTTCACTTcatattttttgataaatgtctgacattcatggaaaagTGTTTgtatgtggtttaaaaaaaaaatatatctatataatgtaaattcaagttttgttaaatctgtccctaaatgaCTCCTCATATGCTCCAGTGCTGACTGTTACTCCCAAATATATAACTAGGGTTATATCTACTGCATTACTATAACATAGTACTATAATAGATGAAGTTGAACACATCCAAGCTGTTTgcctaagacagtgatccccaaccagtggctcgggggcaacatgttgctcaccaaccccttggatgttgctctcagtgcccccaaaccaggtagttatttttgaatttctgacttggtggcaagttttggttgaataaaaacaagatttgttaccaaataaagcctcctgtaagctgatagtgtgcatagaggctgcctaatagccaatcttagcccttatttggcatgaacttttatgatgcttgtgttgctctccaagtctttttacatttgactgtgactcacgagtaaaaaagtttggggatccgtGGCACAAGTCCCTGTACTATTTGTTTATTTGGGGGCTCACAGTCCTTCGCACTACAGAtgaaaaactgatttatatttcaattagcgcTCACGCTCACCCAGTTAAATAGTAGGtttcgggtgcttatgccccgaacctttCGCTTATCACTTTTTTCTCTTCATTCTGGGGAGTATATGCTcatatgtaaattaaaaatgcaggatgttcactcaccgcttccttttggtggcccgggtgccatgccccagacccgcagcatggggagattcaacttaatagccagcacaaaacagcatgcaatCGTCGGACTCCGGATAGGACAGCGGATAaaatttcaaaaaagctttattaaagataaaaacctaacatgtttcgtgtgactgcacacgtattcatagATCCCTGGCATAAGAGAAACCTGCCTATCTGCTAattcagagaaaggcaaaaaaactcTCATCTGCATTCTTTCCAACTTCTTTCTTGGCTCCCAAAAGGGCATTTGGTTCAGTACTGGATCAACTTTCTACTAGAATTAATTTCAATTATGTGGTATTTTCtcactttgtatgtatgtatatctttatttataaagcgctacttatgtacacagcgctgtacagtagaatacattaatataaacagggggtattaaaatagataaatacaaagtattacaataagcacaaataaataaaagatacaattgtaataagataagagtcaaagacacaagagcagtttacaatctatataacAAAGACATCCAAACCTGCTTGAAAACTATCTAATGAATTTGCAATACAATACAACAGTACTTACTGTAAAGAACCCTTTGTGCAGCTCTGATGGAACCTCTGTTCTGTTCTTCTTAACTTAATGTATGCCTGCATGTTTGAGCCAACCTCTTAGCtaggggtccccaaaccttttcacctgtgagccacattcaattgtaaaaaaagttggggagcaacatgcacATAAAAAACCCAGGGgagccaaatatgggctgtgatcagctatttggtagcccctaagtCAATTGGCAGCCTACAAGAGATGTTTagcaatacacctggtttttatgcaaccaaaacttgcctccaagcatcCAAGGCTTTAGCAAAATCATTATAAATCTGTGAATGCTGATGGGTATTTTGGTTTTACTTTTTACAATGTGTGATAAATTGCTCAAAATTAATTGTTATttagtaactgcactggtgcaatttagcacctatgtaaaTAGGCTACTTTGTCACTTTGCTTGATGCAGTTTTAGCTgtttattaagatttttttttatccttttagtCATATCCCATAAACATAAAAGTTCTCTCCTACTAATTTGTCCCTATGCTACGGGCAACTAGCCCAGCAAAATCCTGAAGTTTAATCAGGCAGACAGCAATTCATAAGTTACAATTCAATGCTGTATTTTCATCTCACA contains:
- the aldh1a3 gene encoding aldehyde dehydrogenase family 1 member A3, translating into MTTTNGAIENGQPDKKPPLLPRPISNLEIQHLQIFINNEWHKSVSGRTFAVFNPATGKKICEVEEADKADVDKAVEAARAAFQRGSAWRRLDANGRGRLLHKLGDLLERDRVLLATLESMDTGKPFLHAFLIDLEGCIRTLRYFAGWTDKIQGKTIPVDDSFLCFTVHEPIGVCGAITPWNFPLLMLIWKMGPALCCGNTLVIKPAEQTPLTSLHIGSLIKEAGFPPGVVNIVPGYGPTAGSAISHHPDIDKIAFTGSTEVGKLIKEAASRSNLKRVTLELGGKNPCIVFADSDLELAVECAHQGVFFNQGQCCTAASRVFVEESIYPEFVRRSIEHAKRRFVGDPFDPRTEQGPQIDQDQFDKILELIQSGKEEGAKLECGGSAVGERGFFIKPTVFSEVTDDMRIAKEEIFGPVQSILKFRCLEDVIKRANSLEYGLTAAVFTRSLDKALTVASALQSGTVWVNCYNALHTQTPFGGFKMSGNGRELGEYALAEYTEVKTITIKLSQKNH